The DNA window ACATAAAATTTTTAAAGTCCAAAGAGCATTTTACATATAAAGTAAAGTTTATATCAAGTTCAGATGAACAGACCAAAATCAAAGAGATGTTTGGAATTAAAAATTTCATTTACATTTCTTTTCATCAAGAAAATGAAAACCTTGTTTGCACAGCACATATAAGAAGCGACAAAGTAAAAACGGATAATGATCTCAGAGACATTATTAATAGCGATAAAAATATACTTTATCTTGAAAAGTTATCTGATTAAATAAAATCTAAGTTTATATAAAATCTTAAAAAAGAAATACTAATTTAAGTATTTCTTTTTTTGTTTTTTACACTTGCATTTAATAGCTTTTAGGGTTAATATTGAATGGTTGAAAAATAAAATCAAAAAGGTAGTTATGAGAATTAATAGATATCTAGCGTTATGCGGTGTGGCTTCAAGACGAAAAAGTGAGCAAATTATAGCCGAAAAAAGAGTTAAATTAAATGGAAGACTTATTGAAGATCTTGCTGTTGATGTTAATCCCGAGAAAGACATTGTAACAGTTGATGGTAAAAAGGTAAGTCCCGTACAGGATTTTATTTACATAATGCTCAATAAGCCCAAAGGATATGTAACAACCACAAGTGACGAGCATAACAGACTAACAGTTATGGATTTGATTAAATTGCCTCAAGGACGCAGAGTTTATCCTGTGGGAAGGCTAGATTATGACACTGAAGGTTTGCTTTTATTAACTGATGATGGCGACTTAACTAATATTTTGACACATCCTAGCCATAAGATAAACAAAACCTATGTAGCTAGAATAAAGGGAGTAATAACGCCCGATGAAATTAGAAAGCTCAGTAGCGGTGTTGAAATAGATGGAAGAAAAACAGCCCCTTGCCGTGTAAGAGTTTTGGAAATTGATGAAAAAACATCAAGATTGGAAATAACTATTTATGAAGGCAGAAACAGGCAAGTACGAAAAATGCTTGAAAGTATAGGAAAAGATACAGAGTTTTTGAAAAGAATAAGTATAGGTGATATCAGACTAGGAGGACTTACAAGAGGAAAATTTAGATATCTTAATGATAGAGAAATTGCGTATTTATTAAATTTGAAAGAAAAAATTGATATAGATTAAAAAGTTTAGATTATAAGATTGCCTGCATTTTGTCAAAAAAATTGTGACATAATTGTGCAGGCTTTTTTTGTTTCCAGCGGGGCATTTACTTGATTTATTTTACATAAACACGTAAAATATTTAACTGGAGAAACTTTTGGATTACACTTAAGGAGATAAAATGGATAGATTAAAGGCATTAAAAGAGCGAAGAAATGAGCTGGAAAAGGCCAGTGAGAGTATCAGAAGTTTTATCAAAACCATTCTAGATGACATGAGTTTTGTAGAAATGGATACTTTTGTCCATCAAAGTCATAAAGAAGGCGAAGCTTTTGGCGAAGGTGTGGTCAGCGGTTTTGGCAGAATTAATGATAATGAAGTATGTATTTTTGCTCAAAACATCGATGTATTAAAAGGCGGTGTAGGGAAACTACACGCTGAAAAGATTGTAAAATGTATGCTAAAAGCATCTAACGCTAATGTGCCGCTTATCTCAATAATTGATTCTATGGGCGCACGAATGGATGAAGGTACTGATGTACTCGAAAGTTATGGCGAGATTTTGGGAGCTGCGGCAAGATTAGATGTTCCTCATATTTTGATAATTAAGTCAGCAAGTTACGGTATGATTTCAACACTCTGTGGTATTGCTGACTTTGTTTTTATGGTGGACAATGCAGTTATGACTTCAACAAGTCCTAAGATTTTGGCGGCTTCGGCAGGAAAGCAAATGACTGCTAGTGAAGTAGGCGGAGCTAAGATAAATGCGGAATTAAGCGGTCAAGTGGATTTTGTTGGCAATGCTGCTAAGATTGCTGAAGAAGTCAAAAAATTAGTTACTTATATTTATAATGATGCACCTAGTTTGGATGATGTCAACAGAGCTTCTGCAGCGTTAAATCAAAATCCTGATATACATACTGTTATATCTGAAGTTTTTGATAAGGATTCATTCATAGAATTAGGTCAAAGTTATGCAAATGAAGCAATATGCGGTCTGGCACTATTGGATGGTGTAACTGTAGGTGTTGTTGCCAATAACAATAATGAATCCAATTATATAACTCAAAACGCTTTGAAAAAAATTGCGAAATATGTTAGCGTTTTTGACGGACTTAATATTCCTGTAATCAATTTGGTTGATACTTTGGGTTTAAATGCAGACTTAAAATCCGAGCACAATGGAATTTTAACTGATGCAGCCAATGTGATTTCAAGATATGCAAATTTTGAAGGAGTTTTGATTTCAGTAATAATTGGTCATGCTTGCGGCTTTGGTTATACTGCTTTTGCTTCTAACGGTATCGGATATGACTATACGTTAGCATGGGCTAATGCGGATATATCTTCATTACCTTCAAGCAGTCTTGCTGCATTAGAAAAGAGAGAAGAACTTGGCAAAGCTAACTTAGCAAAGCTTAACGATAATAATAGTCAGGAATTTGATAAGCTAATCAAAGATTATAGTGATCAAAATACTGATGTGTT is part of the Clostridia bacterium genome and encodes:
- a CDS encoding pseudouridine synthase, which produces MRINRYLALCGVASRRKSEQIIAEKRVKLNGRLIEDLAVDVNPEKDIVTVDGKKVSPVQDFIYIMLNKPKGYVTTTSDEHNRLTVMDLIKLPQGRRVYPVGRLDYDTEGLLLLTDDGDLTNILTHPSHKINKTYVARIKGVITPDEIRKLSSGVEIDGRKTAPCRVRVLEIDEKTSRLEITIYEGRNRQVRKMLESIGKDTEFLKRISIGDIRLGGLTRGKFRYLNDREIAYLLNLKEKIDID
- a CDS encoding carboxyl transferase domain-containing protein — encoded protein: MDRLKALKERRNELEKASESIRSFIKTILDDMSFVEMDTFVHQSHKEGEAFGEGVVSGFGRINDNEVCIFAQNIDVLKGGVGKLHAEKIVKCMLKASNANVPLISIIDSMGARMDEGTDVLESYGEILGAAARLDVPHILIIKSASYGMISTLCGIADFVFMVDNAVMTSTSPKILAASAGKQMTASEVGGAKINAELSGQVDFVGNAAKIAEEVKKLVTYIYNDAPSLDDVNRASAALNQNPDIHTVISEVFDKDSFIELGQSYANEAICGLALLDGVTVGVVANNNNESNYITQNALKKIAKYVSVFDGLNIPVINLVDTLGLNADLKSEHNGILTDAANVISRYANFEGVLISVIIGHACGFGYTAFASNGIGYDYTLAWANADISSLPSSSLAALEKREELGKANLAKLNDNNSQEFDKLIKDYSDQNTDVFFAARKGYIDDIIEPALTRNYLIAALGMIERS